The Eubacteriaceae bacterium Marseille-Q4139 genome has a window encoding:
- a CDS encoding DUF3100 domain-containing protein yields the protein MKELFNDWKIHLLALILTLVAEFIGTQSFSLGPLAFSLFPMLYVLIFGAILGIAKAIPKQMMEEASPYITISVMMLTAKTGASIGPNLVALFQSGPALILQEFGNLGTALLALPIAILVLRMDRSAVGCTFSISRETSIAIVADRYGLDSPEGVGVMGGYITGTVLGTLFYGIMVSFLCSLNIFHPYSLAMACGTGSASMMSASLAAVVTAHPEMEQTLTAYASASNMLSTVDGLYMSLFIALPICDWMYRKMTAVNKHYKNGVPIRKAAAMKKD from the coding sequence ATGAAGGAATTATTTAATGACTGGAAAATTCATCTGCTGGCCTTAATCCTGACATTGGTCGCAGAATTTATCGGAACACAAAGCTTTAGCCTGGGGCCGTTAGCCTTCTCGCTGTTCCCCATGCTGTACGTGCTGATTTTCGGCGCAATCCTGGGAATTGCAAAAGCGATCCCGAAACAGATGATGGAGGAGGCATCCCCGTATATTACCATCAGTGTTATGATGCTGACTGCAAAGACAGGCGCCAGCATTGGACCGAACCTGGTCGCTCTCTTCCAGTCCGGCCCGGCTCTGATCCTTCAGGAATTCGGGAACCTGGGAACTGCCCTTTTAGCTCTCCCGATTGCAATCCTCGTTCTGCGGATGGACCGTTCGGCTGTTGGCTGTACGTTCTCCATCTCCCGCGAGACCTCCATCGCCATCGTGGCTGACCGCTACGGCCTGGACTCCCCTGAGGGCGTCGGCGTTATGGGCGGATACATCACTGGTACGGTTCTTGGAACACTGTTCTATGGAATCATGGTTTCCTTCCTCTGTTCCCTCAATATTTTCCATCCGTATTCCCTTGCAATGGCCTGCGGTACCGGTTCGGCATCTATGATGTCTGCCAGCCTTGCTGCCGTTGTGACAGCACATCCGGAAATGGAACAGACACTTACTGCTTATGCTTCTGCCAGCAATATGTTAAGTACCGTAGACGGTCTTTATATGAGCCTCTTCATTGCTCTTCCAATCTGTGACTGGATGTATCGGAAGATGACTGCGGTGAACAAACATTATAAAAATGGGGTTCCGATTCGGAAAGCCGCTGCAATGAAGAAAGATTAA
- a CDS encoding DUF340 domain-containing protein — protein MSASVWIKRLKCLILVTIFASVGNYISTSKAGAPVTPLEAAPGLLMLLAATLVGCILYELVNKVSSKNLPVIAYVSLIAIIITIPGVFPFADYCIESIGKIGLLPLCTPILAYAGISIGKDLDTFKQQGVSIVIISLFAFIGTYVGSAIIAEVILRATGVI, from the coding sequence ATGAGTGCATCTGTTTGGATTAAACGGCTGAAATGCCTGATTCTTGTTACAATTTTCGCTTCTGTTGGCAACTATATCAGCACCTCAAAAGCAGGGGCTCCCGTTACCCCGCTGGAGGCTGCACCTGGACTTCTGATGCTTTTGGCTGCCACCCTGGTGGGCTGCATCCTCTATGAATTAGTCAACAAGGTAAGCTCAAAAAACCTTCCGGTTATCGCTTATGTATCTTTGATTGCGATTATTATAACTATACCGGGCGTCTTCCCCTTTGCTGACTATTGTATCGAGAGCATTGGCAAAATTGGTCTTCTTCCGCTCTGTACCCCGATTCTTGCCTATGCAGGCATCTCCATCGGAAAAGACCTCGACACCTTTAAGCAGCAGGGCGTTTCCATCGTTATTATCTCCCTGTTTGCATTTATCGGTACTTATGTTGGTTCCGCAATTATCGCGGAGGTCATTCTCCGGGCAACCGGTGTGATTTAA
- a CDS encoding 3-methylitaconate isomerase has translation MYKPNRKIPCVYMRGGTSKAVFFHDKDLPKDEKERDKVILSAFGSPDRRQIDGMGGANTSTSKVAVIKKSERPGIDVDYDFGQVDVNAPIVGKTMNCGNISSAVGPFAIDEGLVEAVEPMTEVHIFNTNTQKEIIAQVPVKDGRAVTEGDFAIDGVPGTAAKVTLKFVAPQGAASGKLLPTGHAKDTIEIEGKTYEYSFVDSANPVIFVHPEDFGVKGTEIPSEFNALPNCAEICRILEIIRGTGAVTLGFAKDLEDAKKNSQTLPKIAFATKPVDYTAGNGKEIKAENVDMVGRLFSVGMKMIDAYMGTGAICTITAANTPGTIVNEIAGESLGTDRIEHLRIGHPWGIMDAYADLKINEDGSHELLSGNLDRTARRIMEGYVYVRD, from the coding sequence ATGTACAAGCCAAACAGAAAAATCCCCTGCGTCTACATGCGCGGAGGTACCAGCAAAGCAGTTTTTTTCCACGACAAAGACCTTCCAAAAGACGAAAAAGAGCGTGACAAAGTGATTTTAAGCGCCTTCGGAAGCCCCGACAGGCGCCAGATCGACGGCATGGGCGGCGCCAACACCTCCACAAGCAAGGTGGCCGTCATTAAAAAGAGCGAGCGCCCCGGCATTGACGTGGACTACGATTTCGGCCAGGTGGACGTGAACGCGCCCATCGTGGGAAAGACCATGAACTGCGGAAACATCTCCTCAGCCGTCGGCCCCTTTGCCATCGACGAGGGACTCGTAGAAGCCGTAGAACCCATGACAGAAGTACATATTTTTAACACCAACACCCAGAAGGAAATCATCGCCCAGGTGCCCGTAAAGGACGGCCGCGCTGTGACGGAAGGCGATTTCGCCATCGACGGCGTGCCGGGAACAGCCGCCAAAGTAACGCTAAAATTCGTCGCTCCCCAGGGGGCTGCCTCCGGAAAGCTGCTCCCGACGGGCCATGCAAAGGACACCATCGAAATCGAAGGAAAGACCTACGAATACAGCTTCGTGGACTCTGCAAACCCGGTGATTTTCGTCCATCCCGAGGATTTCGGCGTAAAGGGCACGGAAATCCCGTCGGAATTTAACGCCCTTCCAAACTGTGCGGAAATCTGCCGGATTCTGGAAATCATCCGCGGGACGGGGGCCGTGACCCTCGGCTTTGCAAAAGATTTGGAGGACGCAAAGAAAAACAGCCAGACGCTCCCGAAAATCGCCTTTGCCACAAAGCCGGTGGACTATACGGCAGGAAACGGCAAAGAAATCAAGGCAGAAAACGTGGACATGGTGGGCCGTCTCTTCTCCGTCGGCATGAAAATGATCGACGCCTACATGGGAACCGGCGCCATCTGCACCATCACCGCAGCCAACACGCCGGGCACCATTGTAAACGAGATTGCCGGAGAATCCCTGGGAACCGACCGCATTGAGCATCTTCGCATCGGCCATCCCTGGGGCATCATGGACGCCTACGCAGACTTAAAAATCAACGAGGACGGCAGCCACGAGCTTTTAAGCGGCAACCTGGACAGAACCGCAAGGCGGATCATGGAAGGCTATGTCTACGTGAGGGATTAA
- a CDS encoding amidohydrolase family protein — translation MNHHIDLPQNSCNSHLHIIDPAFPNDGKAEAQRGTVDEYQRLAKELGLSRAVFVQAKPFGTDNSCLLDAIQKFGPENSRGIAVVNGDVSDKELETLHAGGVRGLRFSVWNPANAVVSFDLCRPLSERTKGMGWNMQLHMSAAQLLEYASVIEALDCKVVIDHMGRLNPELGLEDPAFPFLCKLIDKGNTWVKLSGPYLNTTTGEPWDDAAKVACALAEYAPERMLWGNDYPHVTEKVKPDEWDLLETIVRWFPSERAKRLALVENPGEVYGFS, via the coding sequence ATGAACCATCATATAGACCTGCCGCAGAATTCCTGCAACTCTCATCTGCATATCATCGACCCGGCGTTTCCAAACGACGGGAAAGCCGAGGCGCAGCGCGGAACCGTAGACGAGTATCAGAGGCTTGCAAAAGAGCTCGGGCTTTCCCGTGCCGTGTTCGTCCAGGCAAAGCCCTTTGGGACAGATAATTCCTGCCTGTTAGACGCCATTCAGAAATTCGGCCCGGAAAACAGCCGGGGAATCGCCGTCGTAAACGGAGATGTGAGCGATAAAGAGCTGGAAACGCTCCACGCCGGCGGCGTCCGCGGCCTGCGCTTTTCCGTGTGGAACCCGGCCAATGCCGTGGTTTCCTTTGATTTATGCAGGCCCTTAAGTGAGCGAACAAAGGGTATGGGCTGGAACATGCAGCTTCATATGAGCGCCGCGCAGCTTTTGGAGTACGCCTCTGTCATCGAAGCTTTAGACTGTAAAGTTGTCATCGACCATATGGGACGCCTGAATCCGGAACTTGGGCTGGAGGATCCGGCGTTTCCGTTTCTCTGCAAGCTGATCGACAAGGGAAATACTTGGGTGAAATTATCTGGCCCGTACCTGAATACGACGACCGGGGAACCCTGGGATGACGCGGCGAAGGTGGCCTGCGCCCTGGCGGAGTACGCGCCGGAGCGGATGCTCTGGGGGAACGACTATCCCCATGTAACGGAAAAAGTGAAGCCGGATGAGTGGGATCTTCTTGAGACGATTGTGCGGTGGTTTCCCAGTGAGAGAGCGAAACGGCTGGCGTTGGTGGAGAATCCGGGGGAAGTGTATGGGTTTTCATAG
- a CDS encoding LysR family transcriptional regulator, with amino-acid sequence MIQNYAYFIALAEEGSISKAAERLYVSHQGLSKYLKSLENHYGVTLFNRKPKLSLTPAGQAVYEAARQMQLLEENLETTLADYHDSDSGIFRFGATEGRFRILIPELLVEFQKKYPKVELVTECANSNELREMVLNNQLDMMITASPPDGDPRLSSALVMDEQLYLIISDNMLREYFPDQYPECKKEFQKGADLRDFCHVPFVLNQKGFSSRDMADAYAASHGFSLTCIREIVQADIHSMLSARDYGASLCFSMFLPGVSAANSLGAENSGLNIFPIAGFDTTNPVRLLYLKNKLLPGYGDYLVSLVKKICRPFMNPPLEI; translated from the coding sequence ATGATTCAAAATTATGCGTATTTCATCGCCCTGGCCGAGGAAGGGAGTATCTCGAAAGCCGCGGAACGGCTTTATGTTTCCCATCAGGGCTTAAGCAAATACTTAAAATCCCTTGAAAACCACTACGGCGTCACGCTGTTTAACCGGAAGCCGAAGCTCTCCCTGACGCCGGCCGGGCAGGCGGTCTATGAAGCGGCGAGGCAGATGCAGCTTCTCGAAGAAAATCTGGAGACGACACTTGCCGACTACCATGATTCCGATTCCGGCATTTTCCGCTTCGGCGCCACTGAGGGGAGGTTCCGCATCCTGATTCCGGAGCTTCTCGTGGAATTTCAAAAGAAGTATCCGAAGGTAGAACTTGTGACCGAATGCGCCAACTCCAACGAGCTGCGGGAGATGGTGTTAAACAACCAGCTCGACATGATGATTACGGCATCGCCGCCCGACGGGGATCCCAGGCTTTCCAGCGCTCTCGTCATGGACGAGCAGCTCTACCTGATTATCTCCGACAACATGTTAAGGGAATACTTCCCTGACCAGTACCCGGAGTGCAAAAAGGAATTTCAAAAGGGAGCCGATCTCAGGGATTTCTGCCATGTCCCGTTTGTTCTCAACCAGAAGGGATTTTCCTCGCGGGATATGGCGGACGCCTATGCCGCCAGTCATGGCTTTTCTTTAACATGCATCCGCGAAATCGTCCAGGCGGATATCCATTCCATGCTTTCTGCCAGGGATTACGGGGCCAGCCTCTGCTTTTCCATGTTCCTTCCCGGCGTCAGCGCCGCCAACAGCCTGGGCGCGGAAAACTCCGGCCTCAATATCTTCCCGATTGCCGGCTTTGATACCACAAACCCGGTGCGCCTTCTGTACCTGAAAAATAAGCTGCTGCCCGGATATGGGGATTACCTCGTTTCGCTGGTAAAAAAGATCTGCCGGCCGTTTATGAATCCGCCGTTGGAGATATAG
- a CDS encoding 3-isopropylmalate dehydratase large subunit produces the protein MGKTAIMKIMERASGREVQVGERIWCKVDLASARDFGGANCVLQFEKEMGKDAKVWDPDKIAYTFDLQAPSHSEKVSNNQKIIREFAKRQGISNVFDINHGIGQHVMLEAGLIKPGDVVLGTDSHMNLLGAVGAFATGVGNSDIAASYINGTSWFRVPETMKIEVEGEFKPGVCMRDLLTKIVGDLGAGGMDFLAVEFVGETIEKATLAERITLCSMVTEMSGKVPLIMPNGEVLDWLCGRAGEEVRTRVKELSADPDAEYCKVLHYNVSDLEPMASCPDAPDNVKPISEIAGTKVDQIHIGSCSNGRFEDIKAAYDILMAGGGRIFPGMRAIITPSTTEVQIQCAKEGLLEKFLEAGVVFTNPTCALCTAEHYGALPYGDIGCSTTNRNFIGKVGKGSHTYLMSPMSAMATAVRGCITDPREILKEAKA, from the coding sequence ATGGGAAAAACCGCAATTATGAAAATTATGGAACGGGCCTCCGGCCGCGAAGTTCAGGTCGGCGAGCGGATCTGGTGCAAAGTGGATCTGGCTTCTGCCCGTGACTTCGGAGGCGCCAACTGCGTCCTCCAGTTTGAAAAAGAGATGGGGAAAGACGCAAAGGTCTGGGATCCCGATAAAATCGCCTACACCTTTGACCTTCAGGCCCCGTCCCACTCGGAAAAGGTTTCCAACAACCAGAAGATCATCCGGGAATTTGCAAAGCGTCAGGGCATCAGCAATGTCTTTGACATCAACCACGGCATCGGCCAGCACGTGATGCTGGAAGCCGGTCTCATAAAGCCGGGCGACGTGGTTCTCGGAACCGACAGCCACATGAACCTTTTAGGAGCCGTCGGCGCCTTCGCAACCGGCGTCGGAAATTCCGATATCGCTGCCTCCTATATTAACGGCACAAGCTGGTTCCGCGTGCCGGAAACCATGAAAATCGAGGTGGAGGGCGAATTCAAGCCGGGCGTCTGCATGCGCGACCTGCTGACAAAGATCGTCGGCGATCTGGGTGCAGGCGGCATGGACTTTCTGGCCGTGGAATTCGTCGGGGAGACCATCGAAAAAGCAACGCTGGCCGAGCGGATCACCCTCTGCTCCATGGTGACGGAAATGAGCGGAAAGGTGCCGCTTATCATGCCAAACGGCGAGGTTCTCGACTGGCTTTGCGGCCGCGCCGGCGAGGAAGTGCGGACGCGGGTGAAAGAGCTTTCGGCCGACCCGGACGCCGAATACTGCAAGGTGCTTCACTATAACGTGTCCGATTTAGAGCCCATGGCCTCCTGCCCGGATGCGCCGGATAACGTAAAGCCGATCTCTGAAATTGCAGGGACGAAGGTGGATCAGATCCACATCGGCTCCTGTTCCAACGGAAGATTTGAGGACATCAAGGCCGCTTACGACATCTTAATGGCAGGCGGAGGACGGATTTTCCCCGGCATGCGGGCCATCATCACGCCCAGCACGACGGAGGTTCAGATCCAGTGTGCAAAAGAAGGGCTTTTGGAAAAATTCCTGGAAGCCGGCGTTGTCTTTACGAATCCCACCTGCGCCCTCTGTACGGCCGAGCATTACGGCGCTCTGCCGTACGGCGACATCGGATGTTCCACCACCAACCGCAACTTCATCGGCAAAGTGGGAAAAGGCAGCCATACCTATCTGATGAGCCCCATGTCTGCCATGGCAACGGCCGTCCGCGGCTGCATCACAGACCCCAGGGAAATTCTTAAGGAGGCGAAGGCATGA
- a CDS encoding transposase, whose amino-acid sequence MRKYSAEDKLRMVKLILEAKHSITSVSTGEGIHPTTLEEWIRNYQSMGSETFYNKGWTKRTSAEKEIAVQEYLSGLGSLRDICKKYKISSTRTLRQWIALYNGHKELKASRTGGCSLMTKGRKTTFEERVEIASYCISHGHNYAETSENFKVSYQQARNYTIKYETGGVPALQDNRGKRKSEDSLTEVEKLQAELKLEKAKRQRAEMELSFLKKLEEIERRRG is encoded by the coding sequence ATGCGTAAATATTCTGCTGAAGATAAATTACGAATGGTAAAGCTTATTTTGGAAGCTAAACATAGTATTACATCTGTATCAACAGGCGAAGGAATTCATCCTACTACTTTAGAAGAATGGATTCGTAATTATCAGTCTATGGGTTCAGAAACCTTTTACAACAAAGGATGGACCAAAAGAACTTCTGCCGAGAAAGAGATTGCCGTACAAGAGTATCTTTCTGGTCTTGGTTCACTACGTGATATTTGTAAAAAATATAAAATTTCCAGTACTCGTACACTCAGGCAATGGATTGCGCTGTATAATGGTCATAAGGAACTGAAGGCTTCCAGAACAGGAGGATGTAGTCTTATGACCAAAGGAAGAAAAACAACGTTTGAAGAAAGAGTGGAAATTGCATCCTACTGCATTTCCCATGGCCATAACTATGCTGAAACATCAGAAAACTTTAAGGTGTCCTATCAGCAGGCACGAAATTACACTATCAAATACGAAACAGGCGGAGTTCCTGCATTACAGGATAACCGCGGCAAAAGAAAATCGGAAGATTCTCTTACAGAGGTGGAAAAGCTTCAAGCGGAGTTGAAACTGGAAAAAGCCAAACGGCAACGTGCAGAAATGGAGTTATCATTCTTAAAAAAATTAGAGGAAATCGAAAGGAGGCGGGGCTGA
- the leuD gene encoding 3-isopropylmalate dehydratase small subunit (catalyzes the isomerization between 2-isopropylmalate and 3-isopropylmalate in leucine biosynthesis) produces the protein MSVMKGRAWVFSDDVDTDLIYHNKYLAETDPKNMPQYAFEYYPGMENFAKEVKPGDFVVAGKNFGCGSSREHAVYCLQYAGIPCILAETCSRIYYRNAVNNGYPVLFIKGISDAIKNGDMKNGDTLEVDMDHGTVKDLDTGKEFHGDAVSDLEKDIMNAGGLFPYLKAQAAARE, from the coding sequence ATGAGCGTGATGAAAGGAAGAGCGTGGGTGTTCTCCGACGACGTGGACACCGATTTGATCTATCATAATAAATATCTTGCAGAGACCGACCCGAAAAACATGCCCCAGTACGCGTTTGAATACTATCCGGGCATGGAAAATTTCGCAAAGGAAGTCAAACCAGGCGATTTCGTGGTGGCCGGGAAAAACTTCGGCTGCGGTTCCAGCCGCGAGCATGCCGTCTACTGTCTCCAGTACGCAGGCATTCCCTGCATCCTGGCGGAGACCTGCTCGAGAATCTACTACCGGAATGCCGTCAACAACGGCTACCCCGTCCTGTTTATCAAAGGGATCTCCGACGCCATCAAAAACGGGGACATGAAAAACGGCGATACCCTGGAAGTGGACATGGATCACGGTACGGTTAAAGATTTGGACACGGGAAAAGAATTCCACGGCGACGCAGTCAGCGACCTGGAAAAGGATATCATGAACGCCGGCGGCCTGTTTCCGTATTTAAAGGCGCAGGCAGCGGCGAGAGAGTGA
- the citF gene encoding citrate lyase subunit alpha, with amino-acid sequence MKNAVGREIPEKIGDYIVRPYTGAYTGNPGTEPVKSLRTAGKHVSGDCKMAESIEEAIRACGLKDGMTISFHHSFREGDEIIGQVLKAIKKLGIRHLKFAPSAVVNIKNPSIVDFVKDGTIDRIEASGIRGELGDAVLEGLMENPVILRTHGSRPRAIEAGELQIDVAFIGASAADEYGNATGQIGPNACGSLGYSFIDATSAGKVVVITDNLVEYPCNPVSISQQYVDYVVKVDRIGDPEKIGKGAARMTKNPRDLMIAERAADVMAASRMFKENFSFQTGAGAISIACTNYLAERMEARGIKASFALGGMTAAIVDMYKKGLVRVLECSQCFDAVAARAIAEEPGIVEIDNAVYSNPFSKGAMLDKLTFGVLAALEVDTDFNVNILTGSSGEMMGGLGGGPDVAAGADISIVCLPVVRGRTPSITKRVFTCCTPGETVAAVVTEAGIALNPKHKYYEELKEDLEQANLKLVTIEYLQELAESLTGVPKPIETTDRVVCIVEYRDGSVIDVIREIKK; translated from the coding sequence ATGAAGAACGCAGTGGGACGTGAAATCCCGGAAAAGATCGGGGATTACATCGTAAGGCCGTACACAGGCGCCTACACGGGGAATCCCGGGACAGAGCCGGTAAAGAGCCTGCGGACGGCAGGAAAGCATGTGTCCGGGGACTGCAAGATGGCAGAGAGCATCGAGGAGGCCATTAGAGCCTGTGGCTTAAAGGACGGCATGACGATCTCCTTCCACCACAGCTTCCGGGAGGGAGACGAGATCATCGGCCAGGTACTAAAAGCCATCAAGAAACTTGGAATCAGGCACCTAAAGTTTGCCCCGAGCGCCGTGGTAAATATCAAGAATCCCTCGATTGTGGATTTCGTAAAGGACGGCACCATCGACCGGATTGAGGCCAGCGGGATCCGCGGGGAGCTGGGCGACGCGGTACTGGAAGGCCTGATGGAAAACCCGGTCATTTTAAGGACCCATGGCTCCCGCCCCCGCGCCATCGAGGCCGGGGAGTTACAGATTGACGTGGCCTTCATCGGCGCGTCGGCGGCCGACGAGTACGGGAACGCCACGGGACAGATCGGGCCAAACGCCTGCGGTTCCCTGGGCTATTCCTTCATCGACGCCACAAGCGCCGGAAAAGTCGTTGTCATCACCGACAATTTAGTAGAATACCCCTGCAACCCCGTGAGCATCTCCCAGCAGTACGTGGACTATGTGGTAAAGGTTGACCGCATCGGCGACCCGGAAAAGATCGGGAAAGGCGCGGCCAGGATGACGAAAAACCCGAGGGATTTGATGATTGCCGAGCGGGCGGCCGACGTGATGGCGGCGTCCCGCATGTTTAAGGAAAACTTCTCCTTCCAGACCGGGGCCGGAGCCATCAGCATCGCCTGCACCAACTACCTGGCGGAGCGGATGGAAGCGAGAGGCATTAAGGCAAGCTTTGCCCTTGGCGGCATGACGGCAGCCATCGTGGACATGTATAAAAAAGGGCTGGTGCGGGTACTGGAATGCAGCCAGTGCTTTGACGCGGTGGCGGCGAGGGCCATTGCCGAGGAGCCGGGGATCGTGGAAATCGACAATGCGGTGTACTCGAACCCGTTTTCCAAGGGAGCGATGCTTGATAAGCTGACCTTCGGCGTGCTGGCGGCGCTGGAAGTAGATACGGACTTCAATGTGAACATCTTAACCGGTTCCAGCGGGGAGATGATGGGAGGCCTTGGCGGCGGCCCGGATGTGGCGGCCGGGGCGGATATATCCATTGTGTGCCTGCCGGTGGTGAGAGGGCGGACGCCGTCCATCACGAAGCGGGTGTTCACCTGCTGTACGCCGGGAGAGACGGTGGCGGCGGTGGTGACGGAGGCGGGAATCGCCCTGAACCCGAAGCATAAGTATTATGAGGAACTAAAGGAAGACCTGGAGCAGGCGAATTTAAAGCTTGTGACCATTGAGTATCTCCAGGAGTTAGCGGAGTCCTTAACGGGAGTGCCGAAGCCCATCGAGACGACGGACCGGGTGGTATGCATTGTGGAATACCGGGACGGGTCGGTGATTGATGTGATCCGGGAGATTAAAAAATAA
- a CDS encoding IS3 family transposase — MRGNRKEAGLSLIRHEHIYQAVKEEQKEHDYPIQELCKIGGVSRAAYYKWLNHEMSENEQENRKIAELIEKIHIESPDKGYRRIRDELERYHDIDVNDKRVLRICRKLGIKSTIKYANDSCTRQAANPQYIAENILNREFTAEAPNEKWLTDVTEFHYYIGNEKHKVYLSAILDLYDRRIVSYRIGDSNSNALVFDTFDDAVKDNPDAHPMFHSDRGFQYTNRAFHAKLEAAGMMQSMSRVAKCIDNGPMEGFWGILKRERYYGKRFMDRESLVVMIEKYINYYNNRRLQRKLGIVTPMEKHEKYLQAA; from the coding sequence ATTAGAGGAAATCGAAAGGAGGCGGGGCTGAGCCTGATCCGCCACGAGCATATCTATCAGGCTGTCAAAGAAGAACAGAAAGAACACGATTATCCGATACAGGAGCTTTGTAAGATTGGCGGTGTTTCAAGGGCGGCTTATTACAAATGGCTGAACCATGAAATGTCAGAGAATGAACAGGAAAACCGAAAAATTGCGGAACTGATAGAAAAAATCCACATAGAATCACCTGATAAGGGTTATCGCAGAATCCGTGATGAGTTGGAGCGTTACCATGACATTGATGTAAATGATAAACGTGTTTTGCGCATCTGCCGGAAACTTGGTATCAAATCCACCATTAAATATGCAAACGATAGCTGTACAAGACAGGCTGCAAATCCACAGTACATAGCCGAAAATATCCTGAATCGTGAATTTACGGCAGAAGCTCCGAATGAAAAGTGGTTGACCGATGTAACGGAATTTCATTACTATATCGGAAATGAAAAGCACAAGGTATATTTAAGTGCAATTCTTGACCTGTATGACCGAAGAATCGTATCCTACCGTATTGGAGACAGTAATAGTAATGCATTAGTGTTTGATACCTTTGATGATGCAGTCAAAGATAATCCTGATGCACATCCAATGTTTCACAGTGACAGAGGCTTTCAATACACCAATAGAGCCTTTCATGCAAAACTTGAAGCAGCAGGGATGATGCAGAGCATGTCCAGAGTAGCAAAGTGTATCGATAATGGACCAATGGAAGGATTCTGGGGAATTCTAAAACGGGAGCGTTATTATGGTAAACGATTTATGGACAGAGAATCACTGGTGGTCATGATAGAGAAATATATCAATTACTATAACAACAGACGTTTGCAGAGGAAGCTTGGTATAGTAACACCAATGGAGAAACACGAAAAATATTTACAGGCAGCGTAA
- a CDS encoding HpcH/HpaI aldolase/citrate lyase family protein — translation MAEKTIHLKRTSLYASGASPVNMIQAVFYNEDVLIYDLEDSVPAAEKDAARFLVYNMVKNHRPRDKYVAIRVNGIYSEYLEEDLQAAVRANPDCIRIPKVEYAREAQDISRRIGEIEEKAGLPVGKIELICNIESYMGVINAMEIAHADPRIVAMAVSAEDLTASLKAQRTKQGLEVFYARNAVLMACRSAGIDALDIVFSDINDTDGLKEDTALAKNLGFDGKTCIHPRQIDTVNAYFTPSMKEIKYALRVLAAVEEGKKQHKGAVTLDGGMIDKPMELRALTTLAQAKAAGIQTEGMVV, via the coding sequence ATGGCAGAAAAAACCATCCATTTAAAGCGCACCAGCCTCTATGCCAGCGGGGCCAGCCCTGTGAACATGATCCAGGCGGTGTTCTATAACGAAGATGTCCTGATTTACGACCTGGAGGACTCGGTCCCGGCAGCCGAAAAGGACGCGGCCCGCTTCCTCGTCTACAACATGGTGAAAAACCACAGGCCCAGGGACAAATACGTGGCAATCCGCGTCAACGGCATCTACTCAGAATATCTGGAAGAAGACCTTCAGGCCGCCGTCCGCGCAAACCCCGACTGCATCCGTATCCCCAAGGTGGAGTACGCGAGGGAAGCGCAGGACATCTCAAGACGGATCGGGGAAATCGAGGAAAAGGCCGGCCTGCCGGTGGGGAAGATTGAGCTAATCTGCAACATCGAGTCCTACATGGGCGTCATCAACGCCATGGAAATCGCCCATGCCGACCCGCGGATCGTCGCCATGGCTGTGAGCGCCGAAGACCTGACGGCCAGCTTAAAGGCCCAGCGGACGAAACAGGGGTTAGAGGTGTTCTATGCGAGGAACGCGGTGCTGATGGCATGCCGTTCCGCCGGCATCGACGCCCTGGATATTGTATTCAGTGATATCAACGACACCGACGGCCTAAAGGAAGACACAGCCCTGGCAAAGAACCTGGGCTTTGACGGGAAGACCTGCATCCACCCGAGGCAGATCGACACGGTCAATGCCTATTTCACGCCCAGCATGAAGGAGATCAAATACGCGCTCCGTGTGCTGGCGGCCGTGGAAGAAGGGAAGAAACAGCACAAAGGCGCCGTGACCTTAGACGGCGGCATGATCGACAAGCCCATGGAGCTGCGGGCGCTGACGACCTTAGCCCAGGCGAAGGCCGCCGGGATTCAGACGGAAGGGATGGTGGTCTAG
- the citD gene encoding citrate lyase acyl carrier protein translates to MEIKKPAVAGTLESSDCQIVIRPNPGAGIDIGLESDVKMMFGESILETINEVLKEFDVTDASVEIRDRGALDCVIRSRMQCAICRGAEEPYDWAKEDGK, encoded by the coding sequence ATGGAAATCAAGAAACCGGCCGTCGCCGGAACTCTGGAATCCAGCGACTGCCAGATCGTTATCCGGCCCAACCCCGGCGCCGGGATTGACATTGGGTTAGAAAGCGATGTGAAGATGATGTTCGGCGAGTCCATTTTGGAAACCATAAACGAAGTTTTAAAGGAATTTGACGTCACGGACGCCTCCGTGGAAATCCGCGACCGGGGCGCCTTAGACTGCGTAATCCGCTCCCGGATGCAGTGCGCCATCTGCCGCGGGGCGGAAGAACCTTACGACTGGGCAAAGGAGGACGGGAAGTAA